The following are from one region of the Pelagibius sp. CAU 1746 genome:
- a CDS encoding AAA family ATPase → MNGTKFDLRIAPLEGIAAGGSLPASDLIIVEIDTRNADDVERLGALVEELTPGTAVVATAADATLDDVRKLMRLGLVDVLPQPVRRDDVLAALEHAARVRRTAQRPQASKGRLVSVLKGGGGVGATTVAVQTGCCLAQALEKRGQEVCLLDFDVQGGTVALYLDLKDRMGLADLVSAQDRLDGDLLRGAMSRHPSGLHVISAPPEVMPLDTFGLEFVRRVLDVARREFAVVIVDLPPVWCLWSFEILRQSNEILLVTEMTVPGVRQARRQIDTLGAEGLEELPLRVVLNRYEKRWGEAIGVKEVEKALDHKVDFTVANDYRTVSEALNQGLSIADLRKRSKAFKSIAKISEALVATGSQEEGRLEPHLSGIPRR, encoded by the coding sequence ATGAACGGTACCAAGTTCGATCTGCGCATCGCTCCGCTCGAGGGGATTGCCGCCGGCGGCAGCTTGCCCGCTTCCGATCTTATCATCGTCGAGATCGATACCAGAAATGCCGACGACGTGGAGCGGCTGGGTGCCCTGGTCGAAGAGCTGACGCCCGGCACCGCCGTGGTGGCGACGGCAGCCGATGCCACCCTGGACGATGTTCGGAAGCTGATGCGGTTGGGCCTGGTGGACGTCCTTCCGCAACCGGTACGGCGTGATGACGTCCTGGCGGCACTGGAACATGCCGCCCGGGTACGCAGGACGGCGCAGCGTCCCCAAGCGTCCAAAGGGCGATTGGTTTCCGTGCTGAAAGGCGGCGGCGGGGTCGGGGCCACCACCGTGGCCGTGCAGACCGGGTGCTGCCTTGCTCAAGCTTTGGAGAAACGCGGCCAGGAGGTCTGCCTCCTGGATTTCGACGTGCAAGGCGGCACCGTGGCGCTGTACCTGGACCTCAAGGATCGTATGGGCCTTGCCGACCTGGTCTCCGCGCAGGACCGGCTGGACGGGGACCTGCTGCGCGGTGCCATGAGCCGGCACCCCAGCGGGCTTCACGTGATATCGGCGCCGCCGGAAGTGATGCCGTTGGACACTTTCGGCCTGGAGTTCGTCCGCCGGGTTCTGGATGTCGCCCGCCGGGAATTCGCCGTGGTGATCGTCGACCTGCCGCCGGTTTGGTGTCTCTGGTCCTTCGAAATCCTGCGCCAGTCCAACGAGATTCTTCTGGTGACGGAGATGACGGTGCCGGGGGTGCGCCAGGCCCGCCGGCAGATCGATACCCTGGGGGCTGAAGGCCTGGAGGAGTTGCCGCTTCGTGTCGTTCTCAATCGCTACGAGAAGCGTTGGGGCGAGGCGATCGGCGTCAAGGAGGTCGAGAAAGCGCTCGACCACAAGGTCGATTTCACGGTCGCCAACGACTACCGCACGGTCAGCGAGGCGCTCAATCAAGGGCTGTCCATTGCCGACCTTCGCAAGCGGTCCAAAGCGTTCAAGTCAATTGCCAAGATCAGTGAGGCGCTCGTCGCGACGGGGAGCCAAGAGGAGGGGCGGCTCGAACCCCACCTCTCCGGCATTCCCAGGCGCTAA
- a CDS encoding CpaF family protein: MSFFSRPQPQPQDGPVAGVLTGASSDAQVIVPRGRDDADDRKLSSYTELKVSLHQQLLDMINLSVIDKMPPAEFRAQMGEMVRELLLRENRPLNRQEQAQLVDDVLDELLGLGPLEPLLKDSSVTDILVNCHSNVFVERGGQLHPTPVRFKDDRHLLRIIGRIVSAVGRRVDESQPMVDARLADGSRVNAIIPPLAVDGPLLSIRKFSKDRIDMEKLIQIGSVPQSVADLLTGIVKSRRNVLISGGTGSGKTTMLNAMSAFIDGRERIITIEDAAELQLQQVHVARLETRPANIEGRGEVTQRELVKNALRMRPDRIIVGEVRGGEAFDMLQAMNTGHEGSMTTVHANTCRDALSRIEQMIGMTGFDLPTRSMRAQIASALHVVIQLERMSDGKRRLVSLQEITGMEGEVVSMQEIFRFRRESTDAEGMIHGHYVTTGIRPKFVAEFDARGIAVPDRIFDPNHVLE, translated from the coding sequence ATGTCGTTTTTCTCCAGACCGCAACCGCAACCCCAGGATGGTCCCGTTGCAGGAGTGCTGACCGGAGCCTCGTCCGACGCGCAAGTCATCGTGCCGCGCGGGCGTGACGACGCCGACGACCGGAAGCTGTCGAGCTACACGGAACTCAAGGTTTCCCTGCATCAGCAACTGCTCGACATGATCAACCTTTCGGTCATCGACAAGATGCCGCCGGCGGAGTTTCGCGCCCAGATGGGTGAGATGGTCCGCGAGCTGCTGCTGCGCGAGAACCGGCCGCTCAACCGGCAGGAACAAGCGCAGCTCGTCGACGATGTCCTTGACGAGCTTTTGGGGTTGGGACCGCTTGAGCCGCTGCTGAAGGATTCCTCTGTCACCGACATTCTGGTCAATTGCCACAGCAACGTCTTCGTGGAGCGCGGCGGGCAACTGCACCCCACGCCGGTGCGCTTCAAGGACGACCGGCATTTGCTCCGGATCATCGGCCGTATCGTCTCGGCGGTGGGGCGCCGCGTCGACGAGTCGCAGCCGATGGTGGATGCGCGCCTTGCCGACGGCTCGCGCGTCAACGCCATCATCCCGCCGCTCGCCGTCGATGGGCCGCTGTTGTCGATCCGCAAGTTCTCGAAGGACCGGATCGACATGGAGAAGCTGATTCAGATCGGCAGCGTTCCGCAATCCGTGGCGGACCTGCTGACAGGTATCGTGAAATCCCGGCGCAATGTCCTGATCTCGGGCGGTACCGGAAGCGGTAAGACGACGATGCTGAACGCCATGTCGGCCTTCATTGATGGACGCGAACGCATCATCACTATCGAGGATGCCGCCGAGCTGCAGTTGCAGCAGGTTCACGTCGCGCGGCTGGAAACCCGCCCGGCCAACATCGAGGGGCGCGGCGAGGTCACCCAGCGCGAGCTGGTCAAGAATGCTCTGCGCATGCGCCCGGACCGGATCATTGTCGGCGAGGTTCGCGGCGGCGAGGCCTTCGACATGCTGCAGGCCATGAACACCGGCCATGAAGGGTCCATGACCACGGTTCACGCCAATACCTGCCGTGATGCCTTGTCGCGCATCGAGCAGATGATCGGGATGACCGGCTTCGACCTGCCGACACGTTCGATGCGGGCGCAGATCGCGTCTGCGCTTCATGTGGTCATCCAGTTGGAGCGCATGAGCGATGGCAAACGCCGACTGGTCAGCTTGCAGGAAATCACCGGAATGGAGGGCGAGGTCGTCTCTATGCAGGAAATCTTCCGTTTCCGCCGGGAGTCCACCGACGCGGAGGGAATGATTCACGGCCACTACGTCACCACCGGTATCCGGCCGAAGTTCGTCGCGGAATTCGATGCCCGCGGCATAGCGGTGCCCGACCGCATCTT
- a CDS encoding type II and III secretion system protein family protein translates to MIEHHQRWIGNVIGALLAITVVAGLAMPQQARGQATVTTEIGETRHAGEFIVPVNKSQILRLDVPFADLLVGNADVADVLALTDRSIYVLGKQPGSTSLTVYGRNKALIAVMDLVVTVDVEGLKARLFELMPEEEIEVRAVNEAVILSGMVSSSVRLQRALEVAERFAPDQVTNLLSVTGSQQVMLAVRFAEVQRRVVKELGLNTQVSGSDFAVTVGDALLGGMFSPTAIATGTVTFGIGATTIDLLFDALEEKGVVKTLAEPNLIALSGDTASFLAGGEFPVPVAQNSDQDQTTITIEFKEFGVALAFTPTVLDDGLINVVVSPEVSRIDPTNAVTIQGFEIPGLTTRRANTTVELRDGQSFAIAGLIQSDFQDTVRQFPLLGDVPVLGALLRSSDFQNQQTELVIIVTPHLVQPAPGGSLVTPADNFVPPSDSDIWLFGRIESPTSGMTPSNAANAMAINEAGGVQGAYGHIIK, encoded by the coding sequence ATGATAGAGCATCATCAAAGATGGATCGGAAATGTCATAGGTGCGCTGCTGGCGATCACTGTCGTCGCCGGGCTGGCAATGCCGCAGCAGGCGCGGGGGCAGGCGACGGTCACGACGGAGATCGGCGAGACCCGCCATGCAGGCGAATTCATCGTTCCCGTCAATAAGTCTCAAATTCTACGGCTGGACGTTCCCTTCGCCGACCTTCTGGTGGGGAACGCCGACGTCGCCGACGTTCTGGCACTTACCGATCGCTCGATCTACGTGCTGGGTAAGCAGCCCGGATCGACCAGCCTGACCGTCTATGGGCGGAACAAGGCCTTGATCGCCGTCATGGACCTGGTGGTGACCGTTGACGTCGAAGGCCTGAAGGCGCGGCTCTTCGAGCTGATGCCGGAGGAGGAGATCGAAGTCCGGGCGGTCAATGAGGCGGTCATTCTCAGCGGCATGGTGAGCAGCTCGGTGCGGCTGCAGCGGGCCCTCGAGGTCGCCGAGCGCTTCGCGCCCGATCAGGTCACCAACCTTCTCTCGGTGACCGGCAGCCAGCAGGTGATGCTCGCTGTGCGCTTCGCGGAGGTGCAGCGCCGGGTCGTCAAGGAACTTGGCCTCAACACCCAGGTTTCAGGATCCGATTTCGCGGTCACCGTGGGCGATGCGTTGCTGGGCGGCATGTTCTCTCCGACCGCCATCGCTACCGGTACGGTAACCTTCGGCATCGGGGCCACGACCATCGATCTGCTGTTCGATGCCCTGGAGGAGAAGGGTGTCGTCAAGACGCTGGCGGAGCCGAACCTGATCGCACTTTCCGGCGATACTGCCAGCTTCCTGGCAGGCGGGGAGTTCCCCGTTCCGGTCGCGCAGAACAGCGACCAGGACCAGACCACGATCACGATCGAGTTCAAGGAATTCGGGGTCGCTCTCGCCTTCACGCCCACCGTCTTGGACGACGGGTTGATCAACGTCGTGGTTAGCCCGGAGGTCAGCCGGATCGACCCGACCAACGCCGTGACCATACAGGGTTTTGAGATCCCCGGTCTGACCACGCGCCGTGCCAACACGACGGTCGAACTGCGGGACGGGCAGTCCTTCGCCATCGCCGGTCTGATTCAATCGGACTTCCAGGACACGGTGCGCCAGTTTCCGTTGCTCGGCGATGTGCCGGTTCTTGGAGCGCTGCTGCGCAGCAGCGACTTTCAGAACCAGCAGACGGAGCTGGTCATCATCGTGACGCCGCACCTTGTGCAGCCGGCGCCGGGCGGCAGCCTGGTCACCCCGGCCGACAACTTCGTGCCGCCAAGCGATTCCGACATCTGGCTGTTCGGGCGGATCGAGTCGCCGACTTCCGGAATGACCCCCAGCAATGCCGCCAATGCCATGGCGATCAATGAAGCCGGAGGCGTGCAGGGCGCCTACGGCCACATCATCAAGTGA
- a CDS encoding phosphatase PAP2 family protein, whose product MNALDLRWILPVLAIVGLQYLVVLLIGIQVDFIYEIPFRSFGVMGVNFAIIGFCLPVAWQLFRLWREGEKNPLRSILPHLPWALATGFLLVACQFAVLNWAKVMMPPAVGFWADTAFADLDRLLFGQDPWRLSHEYLGQATPVIDRVYAFWAPVNFAILLFLFYLPPSPKRAQALIAYFLTWAAGTLGQYLGASAGPIFYESIQLGDRFADLPLSPWTAAAREYLWTNYQKGGGLIGAGISAMPSMHVAIALWIALVVRALLPRLQLLGWAYFAVILVGSVHLGWHYAVDGIVASALVTIAWTVARAMAATTLIGRIRTTPSCGT is encoded by the coding sequence ATGAACGCGCTGGACCTTCGCTGGATACTTCCGGTCCTCGCGATCGTCGGCCTTCAGTATCTTGTAGTGCTTCTGATCGGCATACAGGTCGATTTCATCTATGAGATCCCCTTCCGAAGCTTCGGTGTGATGGGGGTGAACTTCGCAATCATCGGCTTCTGCCTGCCCGTCGCCTGGCAACTGTTCCGCCTTTGGAGAGAGGGCGAGAAAAACCCTCTTCGCAGTATTTTGCCCCACCTTCCCTGGGCGCTCGCAACCGGCTTCTTGCTGGTCGCTTGCCAGTTCGCCGTCCTGAATTGGGCAAAAGTCATGATGCCACCGGCCGTGGGGTTCTGGGCGGATACCGCATTCGCCGATCTGGATCGCCTGCTGTTTGGGCAGGACCCCTGGCGCCTCAGTCACGAATACCTGGGCCAGGCAACGCCAGTGATCGACCGGGTTTATGCTTTCTGGGCGCCGGTCAATTTCGCCATTCTTCTCTTCCTGTTCTACCTGCCGCCTTCTCCCAAGAGGGCCCAAGCCCTGATCGCCTATTTTCTCACTTGGGCTGCCGGCACCCTGGGCCAGTACCTGGGAGCATCGGCCGGTCCAATTTTCTACGAGTCCATCCAGCTAGGCGACCGTTTCGCCGATTTGCCGCTCAGCCCGTGGACGGCCGCCGCCCGCGAATACCTCTGGACCAACTACCAGAAGGGGGGAGGGCTCATCGGCGCCGGGATCTCGGCAATGCCGTCGATGCATGTTGCCATCGCGTTATGGATTGCACTGGTGGTCCGGGCACTGCTGCCCAGACTTCAACTCCTCGGCTGGGCCTATTTTGCCGTGATCCTGGTCGGTTCCGTCCATCTCGGCTGGCACTATGCAGTCGACGGCATCGTCGCCTCTGCGTTGGTTACCATCGCTTGGACGGTTGCCCGGGCGATGGCAGCTACCACACTGATCGGGCGGATACGGACGACGCCATCCTGCGGAACCTGA
- a CDS encoding Flp family type IVb pilin, which produces MSNFLKSLWKDESGAAGAEYALILAIVAIGIAVAAGNLGDAISGSMQDAADCINGTTASSC; this is translated from the coding sequence ATGAGCAACTTTCTGAAATCACTTTGGAAGGACGAGAGCGGCGCGGCTGGCGCTGAGTACGCTCTCATTCTGGCTATCGTCGCGATCGGTATCGCAGTGGCCGCGGGGAACCTGGGTGACGCAATTTCCGGTTCCATGCAGGACGCTGCCGACTGCATCAACGGCACCACGGCCAGCTCCTGCTGA
- the cpaB gene encoding Flp pilus assembly protein CpaB yields the protein MRGRAIVVLGLAFVLAAAAVFLARNWIQEQARPIIVQQATQPANTIQIVVAKERMTFGNPVRKEQLRLVKWPGDAVPEGAFTSIDEVIGEKEDRVVLRAIEINEPVLKNKISGFGGKASLAAILSPEMRAVTIRVNDVAGVAGFVLPGDRVDILLTRDRTGGNGGKSANNLITDVLLQNVKVLGIDQDSNQDKEKPSVAKAVTLEVSPEQAQKLALASQLGSLALMLRNLADAEAETVRTVSTNDLSVGEVNEPAQVATAPKKKVTKAVKITRKQKEDPLSAVRIVRGTDATNYEVQPDQQPLFGSVPAEKLAPSGSAAESGEAKTVTPAGPTFVKPQTGSPGSGTQSSPSFGGERESPINLLPPDLEAALN from the coding sequence ATGAGAGGGCGCGCAATTGTAGTCTTGGGCTTGGCTTTCGTCCTGGCGGCGGCGGCGGTCTTTCTGGCCCGCAACTGGATTCAGGAGCAGGCACGGCCGATCATTGTACAGCAGGCGACGCAGCCGGCGAATACGATCCAGATCGTGGTTGCCAAGGAACGCATGACGTTCGGCAATCCGGTGCGCAAGGAGCAACTCCGCCTGGTCAAGTGGCCCGGCGACGCGGTCCCCGAGGGCGCTTTCACCTCCATTGACGAGGTGATCGGCGAGAAGGAAGACCGGGTCGTTCTGCGCGCCATAGAGATCAACGAGCCCGTGTTGAAGAACAAGATTTCCGGCTTTGGCGGAAAGGCCAGTTTGGCGGCCATCCTGTCGCCGGAGATGCGCGCGGTGACCATCCGCGTCAACGATGTCGCCGGCGTTGCCGGCTTCGTGCTGCCGGGCGACCGGGTCGACATTCTGCTGACCCGCGACCGGACTGGCGGGAACGGTGGCAAGAGCGCCAACAACCTGATCACCGACGTGCTGCTGCAGAACGTCAAGGTGCTGGGCATCGACCAGGACTCCAATCAGGACAAGGAAAAGCCCTCGGTCGCCAAAGCAGTGACGCTGGAGGTCTCGCCGGAGCAGGCGCAGAAACTGGCCCTGGCCTCTCAGTTGGGCAGCCTGGCGCTGATGCTGCGCAATCTGGCCGATGCTGAGGCTGAGACCGTGCGGACCGTCAGCACCAACGATCTTTCGGTGGGCGAAGTGAATGAACCGGCACAGGTTGCCACGGCACCCAAGAAGAAAGTCACCAAAGCGGTGAAGATCACGAGAAAGCAGAAGGAAGACCCACTTTCTGCCGTACGGATCGTGCGCGGTACGGATGCGACCAACTACGAGGTTCAACCGGATCAGCAGCCGCTGTTCGGCAGCGTGCCGGCGGAGAAGCTGGCGCCTTCCGGCAGCGCCGCCGAAAGCGGCGAGGCGAAGACCGTGACACCCGCGGGACCGACCTTCGTGAAGCCGCAGACGGGGTCGCCGGGGTCCGGCACCCAGAGCAGTCCGTCTTTCGGCGGTGAGCGGGAGAGCCCCATCAACCTCCTGCCGCCCGATCTGGAAGCCGCCTTGAACTGA